Within the Senegalia massiliensis genome, the region ATAATTAACTACTTTTTCTCCAATAGGTTCTCCTTCTAATAGTAGAAGGTAACTATCTTCATCACCATTAGTTACTTTTATTTGTTCATTTCCATTAAGGTTAATGGTCTTTGAGTTTTTTATTTCAGCACCATCAATATATATATTTTCACCTTTGTATAGATATAATTTTCTATTTAAAGTAGGAGAAATCTTTGGAATATCTATACTTGAATTTGGTTCCATATGAATTGTCCAAATGTTTACATTATTATTTTTATCATTTGCCCAAGAATCAGGGTTTGGGTCTAGTGAATTAGTATCTTTATATGAGCCAGATATTACTTTAATATATGCTATATTGCCATTTTCATTTATTTCCTTAACTATAGGTATGTCTTCATTCCATAACATTTTATAATGTGGTTCTACAAATTTATTTTTACGTGGCAAATTAAGCCATATTTGAAATAATTCCAAGGTGTTTTCTTTATCATCATAAACCAAAGGAAACATTTCAGCATGTTGCATACCTTTACCTGCAGTCATCCATTGTACATCTCCATTGCCATATCTTCCAGTTAAGCCTGCTGAATCAGAATGATCAACAAACCCTTTTAGAACTATTGTAATAGTTTCAAAACCCCTATGGGGATGTACGGGAAATCCAGGAACATCTTTTCCATAATACATTTTAAAAGGACTG harbors:
- a CDS encoding pirin family protein; its protein translation is MGQKILDIKDFSFRDEVGDPFIIRMHHLDNYPKGNGKMGVQKEELKHKNLGEDFDFNSPFKMYYGKDVPGFPVHPHRGFETITIVLKGFVDHSDSAGLTGRYGNGDVQWMTAGKGMQHAEMFPLVYDDKENTLELFQIWLNLPRKNKFVEPHYKMLWNEDIPIVKEINENGNIAYIKVISGSYKDTNSLDPNPDSWANDKNNNVNIWTIHMEPNSSIDIPKISPTLNRKLYLYKGENIYIDGAEIKNSKTINLNGNEQIKVTNGDEDSYLLLLEGEPIGEKVVNYGPFVMTSMEEIHEAYRDYEKNHFGGWPWEKEGPINPKEKERFAKYSKENIVYPKK